A single window of Chloroflexota bacterium DNA harbors:
- a CDS encoding SIS domain-containing protein, whose amino-acid sequence MDFIDSYLSELEKSVRELSRDDMRKVCDALMLAWREERTIFILGNGGSAATASHMMNDINKLTITPGKKRFRALALTDNMPLVTAWGNDTSFDVCFSEPLRNLMRPGDYVIAVSTSGNSPNLLKAVEAAHEIGGTVIALLGNVGGKLKDIADLVVRFPDAHQGRQEDGHVIMNHIIAGELKERVKAVNSKQ is encoded by the coding sequence ATGGATTTTATTGACTCTTACCTCTCCGAACTCGAAAAATCCGTCCGCGAGTTGTCGCGCGACGACATGCGTAAAGTGTGCGACGCCTTGATGCTGGCCTGGCGCGAGGAGCGCACGATCTTCATCCTCGGCAACGGCGGGAGCGCGGCCACCGCTTCGCACATGATGAACGACATCAACAAGCTGACGATCACGCCCGGCAAGAAGCGCTTCCGCGCCCTGGCGCTGACGGACAACATGCCGCTGGTGACGGCCTGGGGCAACGACACGTCGTTCGACGTCTGCTTCTCCGAGCCGCTCCGCAACCTGATGCGCCCCGGCGATTACGTCATCGCCGTCTCCACTTCCGGCAACTCGCCCAACCTGCTCAAAGCAGTGGAGGCCGCCCACGAAATCGGCGGCACCGTCATCGCCCTGCTCGGCAATGTCGGCGGCAAGCTGAAGGACATAGCCGACCTCGTCGTCCGCTTCCCCGACGCGCACCAGGGCCGCCAGGAGGACGGGCACGTGATCATGAATCACATCATTGCCGGCGAATTGAAAGAACGAGTGAAGGCAGTGAACAGTAAACAGTAA